Within Spinacia oleracea cultivar Varoflay chromosome 4, BTI_SOV_V1, whole genome shotgun sequence, the genomic segment AATATGCAACCCCTTCTGTCTAGTTCAACATCATAATCTGGACAAGCAATAAACCTCCTTCCAGGATTTTCTTTTGTCCAAGCCCTTTGAATGGAAACTGTCAGCCCACAGTAGCACCTCTTAGGTTGTGAGTTATCACCACTGGTGAACAAAGACATAGCCATGTTCATCATACTGCAAATATTTACTGTTTTAATTAGTTATTCCTAAGTTTGTTTAAGTATTGTTAAAATAAGCTAACTAAAATGGATTTACAAAAAATGGCAGAAAATTACCTTTTTCTGGATAAGAGTCAGCAATGGTGGAGGAATACATAAGGAACACAATGATGATGATGGAAAAGAAGGGTTTTTTTTGGAAGTGTTTAATTGTTGTTGCGGTCATGTGATGTTAAATACTTTGTTTTTTTATAgctccaacggctagttttgaGTAAAACGTTAAGTTAAATGGGTTTCCCTTTATTTAATCATTATTTACATATAAAAGTAACTGTTTTTTGTCGTTTTGTGGCTTTTATTTTAGtttctctttatttttaatGCTTCTAAACGAACGTTAGTAACGGAAGCAAACAAGCAGCGTTTTCCATCCACTTTGAGGGACTAAACTGCTCCTTTTCAAAGTTGAGGGActaaactgctccttttggcaaagtttagggacctccagAGCAGTTTACTCCATTTCATCCTGATATAATTCTCTCACTCCTTTCTTCCcaataaaggatttaaatatgaTGTGTTGGGCCCGGATTTCGGTCTTACTTACATGGAAAAGTCAACATATCTCTATTATAAAGGCCAAGAGGGGAGGGTTAAATGGGTAAatacacttttcgtgtccccttgAAATTGACCACAACACCCACATATCTTTACATTTCGTGTCCCCTTTGAAGCCTAAATGCCTAATTggacaaaatcaaaaaccctaaATCGGTGTGCAGAGAAGAGAAAAAGGAAACCTGGAATCTTGAAGTTTGGCGGCCGAATTCCTTCTCAAAACCGAGAACAACCGTCGCTCTATCGCGAACTCCGGCAATATGTTATCCGTATCTCGACGCTCTCCTTCTTTCTCACTTTTCTTTCTTCGCCGGagttcattcaatttttctagGGGTTTTAATCAATCCCAGAAAATTGAATTCCAAATTCACTCGCGTgagctctctttctctctcccagGTAAATAACTCAATTTCTTTCAATTCGCATTtcttttgatttcaattttttatgatTTGGGGAAAAAATCGAGTTATCGGGTCATACACTGGGAATCCTCACCAATTGTTACTGCCATTTGGGCCGAGTTGATTTCGCATTTTCGCTACTCGGTAAGCGCATTAAGTTAGGGTTTGAGCCTGATATTGTGATTTTTACTACTTGATTAATGGGAAATTGATGATAATTACAATAATGTTGGTAAAGCTGTTAAATTATTGGATAAAATTGTTAAGCTTGGGATTCAGCCTAATGTAGTTACTTATGGTGATGTTGTTAAAGGGCTTTCACTACAATAAAATTTAGATACAGAGGCAAAACCTTGAGGCAATTCattttttatggcctctaaaagTGCCTTTTAGCATTAGTTAATCATGGTAGCCTCTAAAAGATATTTTTAGGGTCGGTGAAATTTAGCCTGCcccaaaaagtactttttagcattaataaaataatggttgcccctaaaaagtttaTTTAGCATCAAAAGAAATTAAGTTGCCCCTAAAAGGTACCTTTTAGCATTAATGGAATAATATTTGCCTCTAAAACTGTTTTTTAGCGTCAATGAAATTtacgttgcccctaaaaagtactttttagtattaatgaaataatggtttcctctaaaacatttttttagCATCAAGAAATAATGGTTGTCTCCATAACATTATTTTTAGCATCAATGAAATTTACGTTGCCCCTTAAAGGTAATTTTTAGCATTAACGAAAtgatggttgcctctaaaacatttttttcaacatcagaaaataatggttgcctttAGAACTTCTTTTTTAACatcaattaaaattttgttgcccctaaaaagtacttttaacattaatgaaataatggttgcctctaaaacattttttttaacttcaTAAAATAATAGTTGCCTCTATTACTTGTTTTTAACATCAGTTAAATTttagttgcccctaaaaagtactttttagcattaaatAAATTTTAGGTCAAGTCTTTGATTTTTATTGTTCGTTTTTTGCtttttatccatattttgtGCTCGTAACCGTGGTTTTTATACTCTTCTGTTCATTTCTACAAATTATAATTAATGAATTAcgtttctgattttttttttcttggattAATAAGGTTATAATAAACTAAAGTAAACGATCAACCAATAggagaataatattataaactaatagtagcctatgtaggattcgaacctacatcattgtgcaattgcacaaagctctaccaattgagctaatagacTTTTTTTTAAAGAGAAACGGAAAACTTCATTCATTCAACCATAGGTTCGGCCCTCGAAGGGACATCAGTCCAGCAAAGTACAATGGAGTTTTTTAGAAAATAAACAAAGTAAAAGCATGAACAGGAAAAGAGCAGTTGGCTCACAGGCTGACATAGTAAGATGATGTAGCTAGGAAAGGGCAAACATGAAATCTACTGTTTGAAACCATTGAGATCGAACTGGTACACATTGAACCTGATGATCGATTTCTAGCTCGAAGGCTAGAGCATCAATTTATGGGCAAGTTCATTGGCTTTCCTTCTTGTGACTTAGAATTTTGCTTCCCAATTTCTTCCCAGTAGCTCGATAATATCTTGACCAATCAGACCAAGTTCATGATTAGCCATAATTTCAGTTTTGTCCAGCGTGGCTTAAAACCAGGTGGTTTGCTCATGTATAACACCAAAACATTTCCTTCATAAACAACGGCCTGTAAACTATAACGGTGAGAAACTAAGCAATCAGAAAACCACGTTTCAACGGTAAGTATAAATAGAATAAGCAAACAGAAAACCATGTTTCAACAGTAAGTATAAATAGAATAACTATCTAGAGATTCTAGCAAGTTAGCAATCATCCTTATCCGAGCTTCTTGGTTATGCCTATTCTTAAGGAAAGACGGATATTTCAGAAAGCATCCCATCAAGCAATCATTCCAAAGTCATGTTCTAAGAAGAGACATGTGTTCTTTCTTCTGAAACACCCCCCCCTTTTCTAAATCATGGCCTACATCTTTAATACTCCTTATATAATAAGAGATAAAAGGTATTCTATGTCCTTGTCTGGTCACTTGGTCTACTGGATCAGCTAACCATTTACAATCAGTAAGACCAGATGCAAATTCTACACAATGGGTGTGGAAGGACAATGCTTGATAATACAAATATTCCTTAATGATATGATGAAATGTGCAAATAAGGCTTCTCTCAATACGACTTAATGTTACATTTTTCTAATCTTTTGCTTTAGAGAATGTTTTTTGAGACACAATCGACATTCATTACAGCTAGCTTCAATTATAACTTAACCAATGCATACATCAGTGTTGATTATCTTAAGATAGACTGACTTTAAACAGATTGAAATCATTCTCTTGAGCCTCGCATAAAGCTCAATCCAAGCATCTTAAAGTTAAAAATTAGGAGACTACTAAATTGAACGGTACCAATAACCATAATCATAGTTTTTAAGTAAAGGCTTAAACCCTATTACAATCTAAAATTCTCAAATTTCCAAATTTTAAGTACACAAATTCCAATTTCTAAGAAAACGAAACATTCTAGCAACATCAACTAATTAACAACCCATTATCTATAGAAACTCATTATACTATTTATACATATACAAAACTAAAACCAGAAATTATGACAGTGTACATGACATATCTACTTATCTGTTCCTTAATAATCAAATTCAAGGAATAGGATTTATATGTCATTGGATTGCATATAAGCTTTGATATGAAACTACAAATAACCTATACCTGAAAGAGTATATATAATGTGAATAAAAAGTCCATAAGAATTCAGAAATAAATTAAGCTACTGTCTAAGTTTCTGAAATATGTGGCCAGAAATTGTATGGCTCTCAGGCCCTTAGGATACTTCCTATTCTTCTACCAATCAATTCAACTAAATAAAGGAACTAAGTATCATTGTAATCTCGAAAACAACCTCCAAATAGAACCCAAAGTCAATGACTTTGCTCACTAGTCACTACTTAACACAGAGGAGAAGAAATCCAAGACTGTGGACTTAAAAGAATGGAAACAAGGGGTCAGAatgatataaaataaaattatatcatttATTGAGACATCAATAAACAAATCCCTCGGACCATGAAAATGTGGCTTACAGCTCATTGCTAGAACACAATTACAACTTCAAGTCCACTGCACAGCCAGAACTTTGAGTCTGTAACAAAGAACCAAGCAGCAACTCTAACATGTACATCAGATGAAAGAATCAAGCACTATTTGTAGAGTTGTAGACTTTTAGCTCATACTTGTCATTCCAATGAAAGCCTATGTATTAATATCCTTGCAATATCTGCAACATAAACAAGCATGGTATatagaaagaaataaaattaaaagcaaTCAAGCATCCTACATAGAGAAAAGTAAGCGTACAAGATAGAAAGCTTCCTCAAAACAACATGTATTGCATATCATTTACCTTAGTTTCTAAGTAATAATCAACCAATAATCATCAATACATTTATCACATTACCCCCTCCCCCCCCCTAAACATAACATCAGtactaaaaaaaagaaacaaaaacaaaaaggagTTTTAAATGATGTGCAATCAGAAATTAAGATGACAaattagataaaaaaaaaaaaaataactaagAAGATTTTGCAACATATAGCTAACTACTAAGAAGCCTAAGATGCtaagagaaaataaaagcaaaaggCAAAGTTTGTTACGGAGTATGTTATATTCGTACGAAATATTCTTTATCAGAGAAGTGTTGTTCACGAATCAATTGCCATGGAAGCTACTATAAAAGTATACGAGGAACAAAAATCTAGCAGAATATTGGATTACccctttatttttgtttttattaccCCTTTTATTCTATTTCCAAATTAGAAACCATTTTATTCATTGTTACTTCCATCCCAAAAGAAACGTAAACATCATACTCCCTTATATGACACAACCTAAGTCAGCAATTTAGTACCACCATATTTTAAAGATCACAGAAGAAAGCTCCAGCAGCCTGGCCATGTCACTAAATCAGTTTGTCAACCAAAGGAAATTTGCTATTGGAACGTCCAAATATCGTTATTTCACTATTGAATTGAGTTGCACACGAAAATGATTGGTTGCAACAAACTAATTGATTAAAAAACCAAAATTGAAGCAAAGAAATAAGGTGATTATTAGGTGCCTCTTTATCGGCAGCTGCATACCTTGTAATGTGTAGAAACATCTTGCGTAAGCATAGCAGCATAAGGAGAAGACTAATCCCTATCAGCTTTGACCTTCATCCCACCGAAACCAACCAAAGCACACAATTCAAATGAAGCGAACTAACACAAGCTGAGCATCAAAGTTGCACATAAAGTTCAACGAATTTGTACACCCCACACATATCTCATCAAGAAAATAATACAAGAAAGTTATTGTCTACTAAGGGGTGAAATAAGTGTGAGATCAGAAGAAGCGGAAAAAATTTGTCTTTTGATTGTAAAATGAGCAGAGTTCAATTCATTCAGATAAAGAGGCAAACATGAAAAACAAGGCACAAACACAGCAAGTCAAATCTGTAACGTTGACCAGAATTAAAAGCAAGTAAAGGCAGGCAGTCACTCAACTTCAAGCCGTTGCAACAACAGCTTCCCATCTGACTGAACATCTAGCAACTCTTCAAACTGGAACCCTGCATCTGTCACTCAACAACAGCAGCAAGCCAACTGCAAGCAGAACAGAAGTAGCAGCCCTGTCACTTCATAACAACTAGGCCTTTGCTCTAGGATGTTGGCATAGTAAAAATATCACCTCAACACCATGTTCTTCAGCCCAGCATTAAAGAGCTAAATAAGTGAGTGTTTGGTTTTGGATCGGAATCGGTTAGGACAAATTTAGGGAGTCCAAAATTCCTAATTCATAGTGGCATAAGGTATATCTAAGAAACGCTCAATCTGCTTGCAGTATACAAGCAGGAAAGCAGTTAAACGATTGCAAGAAGCATCATATAAAACAACCCCCACTTAATTAATTGTAAAACAAATCTTAGAAACTCAGAGCATGCAAGGACAATCAAGCACAAAATTGCTTGCAAGTTGCAACACCAAAAACGCATAATGTAATTGAAGTTTATTCATAATCTTAAAACACAAAAACTCTCAAGTCAAGTCCTCATCTGGTTTACTAGAAAGAAACTAATGATGAAGCTTTACTAATTACTAGAAAAAGCATAGTTTTGTGGCATGGTGgaacagaaaataaaatatactgATGACTGATGACTGATGACTGATGACTGATGAGCAACTCAGGACCCGGGAGATCAGATTAGTGTTATAAAAAACAATGTCCATGACCAAAGAAGTGCTTCTATTAAACCAAAATAGAGAAGATAATACACAATTTCTGTTGGAAATCCTTGTgagaaatacaaaagaaaaatgagtgggaaatgggaaaatgtgggaatcaattcccacatgggaaaaacaccTACTATATtcattgtttatatttggggactTGAGGGAAAGATAGGTTTAAGAAAGCATGAGAGTAGCATGGGTTTGTGGGTGGGGTTATTCTTTTTGGGCAGAAGTGGTCTAATTAATTCTAACGGTTAGAATAATTAGTCAACCCATTCAATATTGTAACTGCCCACTTATTCCACCCACTAATAATGTAACCACCCACTACTTCCATTATTTATTTTCTAGCCATTTTATGGCAGTTACAGTTCTCATAAACTCTAAATATATATTTACCACTTCCGTTCTTCAAAATATACACACAGAAACTGTTAACTAAATTTCTCTCAATTCTCTCCTGTTTTGGGCAAATATTGTGGTCTCCAATCGAgtcttgtgagtgcacacaagtcttgatgtcgtgttaaccctggagggaaaccgcaagcgttctactgcaccggggtagcgcggaattgtcttttagagcagtggttcgTCCACGGCGCGACAATCGTTCTAATTCGGTCACCTCGTTCATCACGATATTGAGATAAGTTATTCTAATTATATTGCAATTAAATTATTGTGGCAACATTATTCTTTTATCGTAtttaatcgcaacaatctaaaagacaattTGATTAATGTTGCGTATATGTTTTATGATGTTGcgctatttcatttttttcgttCATATGTTTTACGGATGCGGAATACTTACCTTTTTTGTGCCCAATTCTTTATTGTGATAAAAGAGTCTGTGATTGGTTTATTTGACTTAATGGCTTTGCTCATATACCCGGTTAATTGACGAAGCAATTTTTCGGAGATTAGGTTGATAGTTTGACACAACTCTTGGATTCTTGTTTTTGGAGTATATGCTTTTATCTTTGGGTAGTTAATGGTTTTCCCTCAGTGATTTGGAAATGAGTGAACTATATTAGTATCATCTGCTTTTTAATTATTGGAAGATGGGAGCATCTGTCAATCAATATAGATACTTATTTGAATTATGGGTCTATAAGAATTTTTCAACTTCCGATGTTTTCACTGGGTGTTGATGAaatttttccaatttttttgtattatgcGTAATTGGTCTTCTGGGTATCGGTGAATAGGGTAACTAGTGTTAATTAGGTTATTATTTTGGGATGAATCAATGAGATTTTTTTGGGCTCATCTCGATTTACATTTACATTTACATGATTTTTCTTGCTATATTTTCTCTTTGTATCTACTGTTGTCAAAGGCCAACGAGGAGTTTTCCAAAAACAGGATGAGCAAGAATCCATCACTTTGTGTGCCGTGTGGGTCAACCGTATTCTATACTCCGTATTGATTAAATCATAGATGTTGTTTTACGGtgctttattattattactgttattattttaattatcaaGTTGCATTGCTATCGGAAAACCCACAGTTACCCTCTGGGTAACTCTAGTAATGTTACCCTGGGCTGTGGTTGGCTATTAAAATCCTAGTCATATCACAGTCAGCTTACTCCCATCCAACTCAGCACAAAATTTTTGAAAccccattttgaatttgaaattcaaagtaTTGAATTAACTTTTACCTTTTTATTTTCTGTGGTAAATTTCGTTATTTCCAATGTTCACCATTTTCATTGAAAGTTTGCAGATGAGAATGAAAAGCACTGCGATTCTTGCTTATGGTTTTTGATTATGTTTCAATCCTCGTTTCTGTGCggctatttttgtttttgcagtTCTTGGAATTTCTTTCAGATGTAgtttctttttgttatttatgAAATTTCGATGATATCgaagttattaaaaaaaaatgtatataaTTCATATATTTTCTGGAATGAAAGATTGTAAGCAATCgattaatttgtttgttttatggaattaataaaaaaaagactaaattttttttgaagacGATGAACTGTTTTGGAACAGATCAAAaaaaagagggggggggggaggaGGGTTGAACTTCTGCTGTTTACAAGAATCGAACCCGCGTCTATCGTGATAGCAATGCTTTATTATAGGTGTAAGTGTGTAACCAGTGTGACAAGAGGGAGAACCCTTTCCTATGTAGTTGTCAAAAAATTTTTTGACCTGTATATCTGTATATAATTCATATATTTTCTGGAATGAAAGATGGTTAATAATCGATTAATTTGTTTGGTGTAtggaattaataaaaaaaaaaaagactaaaTGTTTTTTGAAGACGTTGAATTGTTTTGGAACAGATCCAAAAAAAGAGGTTGGGGGGGGAGTGTTTTACTTTTGCTGTTTACAAGAATCGAACCCGCGTCTATCGTGATAGCAATGCTTTAGTATAGGTGTAAGTGTGTAACCAGTGTGACATGAGGGCGAACCCATTGCTATGTAgttgtcaaaattttatttgACCTGTATATCTATAGTATAATatcaataatacaagtccaaataTCTTATAATTAATGTTTATACatttatgaatttaatttcatccaaagttaaatatttttgttACACTTGAAGTGTGTTATTTAATTCTGCAATACAACTCCATTTATGTTGTAATAAAAGTATATGTAGGTATAAAATAAACTTCATCcagaatttaataaattttctGGGCTAATATTTAAGCACCAAATGTGTAACACAAAATGAAGTGTGTAACCAAAAGACCAATTTCCCATAGAACAACAGACTACATCTACCTGTACCTTTGCCCAACAAACTAAAGGCAGCCATATGATCAAAAAGTTATACATTGGCTACAAGCCATACTTGTGTGTAGCACCAATAcaccaaaatacaaaataatgtTCAACTAGCACCAATACAAAATAATGTTCAAGTACCACCAATACACCAAAAGTTGTACTCTAGTTAGTATTAGTAGAGAAACTAATACAATTAGTAGTTAATTTTGTACCTTTAGACATATATACCTTGGTGAAGTTCTTCATAGTTTCCCAAAATCCAAATCAAGAAATTCATCAAGAGTAATATCCGGACCACCAAAAAGTTCTTGAATCGTGAAACTAGGTTCTCTCATCGCATCGATCCAAGTTGTGTCATCTTGGTTTGGATCACCCATTAGATCATCTATAGCACTTTCCATTTGAACTAGACTtgaggtgttgttgttgttgtcgtttTGCGTACCCTGGACTAGTTCTTCAATCGTGAATGCATCCTCCATTTGCACATCTGCCGTAGTGGTTTGTTCTTGGTTTGTGAAACCCTCTAGCAGTTCTTCGATGTTGAAAGTAGGGTCGATGCCTGCAAAGTTTGTTGCATTGGTTTCACTAGCATTGATGTTCTGACCACAATTCGAGTTGCTAGGATCACTTCCTTGTACTTGGTTAACATACACACTAGGACAGTTGTGTGTGTTTTGGTTATCAAACTTGTTGTCCCATTCACTCTTGTCATATGGAGCCCCGTATTCTGCTCCATTTTTTGGCCCCGGACCACTTTTTTCATACACTTTGCAAAGCACGTATGAGTTATCTACCACACACATTTCTTGTATCATGTATTCGGTTAAGTTGAATTCTTTCATAACCCAATTAGTACGTTCTCCTTTTGGTGCCACCCCTATGTGGTAGATGAACGTTTTAAGATCACCAACATGATATTGCTTATGAGTAAGTGTGGTAACCCTGCCCGTTTCTTTCCAATACCCGTTTTTTAGAGTCTTCCTAGGGGTCTTACCATTATCTTGCATTACTCTCGGGCAAAAGAAATACCAAATACGGTCTTTAGAATGTAGGTATGACAATGATGGTAATTCCCAAGGCGAGTGATCATAAATGTTTACGTCATTTATGCATTTCGGACCCATGTTTTGGCCCAAACATTTCTTCGGTAAATAGAACATAATTAACTCTTCTTTCGTCGGGTTAAATCGGAAACCCGGTGGCAGCTGTCAATGAAAATATTTGAATCATTGTTTAGTTAATATCACTACTACATCTAAAATATCACCATATTGTTTACTTCTCCCCCACTTTAAATGTGAACCAAAAGTAGTATGTTTTTGTTGTTTTACCCCTTTCCCCTTTTGTGTGCATGCTTAGGTTGGTAAACTAGCAAATTCCTCAAAGAattcaatgttattattatgaCTTGTACATTGTCAtccaattaatttataaaacaaACTAAGGAAGAATACCAAATTGTATTAAGATTATTATCTCAATTATCTCAATTAAAACCCTCATATTTGTACTGTTTGTCGATTAATTTTATCAACCACACTATATAATCAACTAATCAAAGGTCATTACATGGTAAAATCAAACCCCCAATTTGAATTAAGTACCTAATTCAGCTGAATTCCCaaaatattttagatttatGAATGTTACATCTAAGAATAAACCTACCCAAACAAAATTCAGTCGAAAAATCCATGGAAAATACTTCGAATTACGCAAAAATAAGGGCGTAGAACTTGGAAACTCAACatcaattcaaaagaaacataCAATTAACCCCAAGAGTGTAACTTACAAAGGTAGATCAGTTATGTCAAAGTGAATTGAGCAAGTTTCATACCTTTTCCAACAAAGAAATTGGGTCTACCTCCACCGTGCCGTCGTCTTTTCCGTTCTTCCCCTGATCTTCAACATTGTGAACCTCGTATCCCAAGTCAGtctccatttttttttcaatttttgaaggttttttttggttttgggtGGAGTAATGTGGAAGATTGTGAAGGGATGGAGTGTTTTTGTAGAGGAGAGATTTGGGGGAAGTGATTTGACACGCTGAACTTGGAAAGTGTTTAGGTTGTAGTGTTGGTTGTGTAAGAGTCTTTTTTGACTTTTTGGGACCTCTTTCCTCTATTCCAACCTTCATTAATATATCTTATATGTTCTTTAATtataatgttttaattttattattatacgaTGTTTTCGTTAATTCAACTTGTATtttaaataatcaacatgcgTGTATTTATGTAAAACGTAACAAATCTAGTAAAGGTATTTTGTGACATTGAAAAGCGCAAATGGTAAAGGTAATTATTATGTCTCCTAGGCATATTTAATGaaaggtaaaaaaaaataaaggataaaaagaaattattaaaatgaaaactcaattgaactttgaaattaaACACTTAAAATTCGTACATGGTACATTACTCAAAACTTAGTCGAGATAATGAGTAACAAAATGGAGAACATGAAACAAATGGTATAaaataatttctccttttttgcttCAACAATTTGATTCACCATGGTATTATTCCCTTCAAAGCTTGTGACCGTACACTTCAGCAACCTATTCTCCATTTTTTGGTTTTCGTTTTCTATTGTAAGGCGCATGATCTCTTCCCGGAGGTTGTAGTTGTCATCTTGTAACATTTGCACTATGTTATTGTTTATTTCATTTTCCCAATAGAAGAAACCGCAAGTATCATCCtgattcaaataaataaattacaaatgtgCGTTATTTTGAAACTATACACTGAATCACTAATTACGTACCTTCCAAGTCGGGCACGAGTAAAATCTTTGTCCCGCATTTTTAGTGTGTTTGCACACTTGCAGTTTTGCTGGATAACCGTGATGGCATCGAACTTGAGACCGAGTTTTACAAGGACTACTTCTAATTGAACTTGATGATTTTGGTGCTCCATCCTCAACAACCATGACTTGTAATTTTTGTTGGAATAGTGTATTGTGTTTTTGTTAAAAATGGGCTGAAATGATTCCAATTTATAGTGCTCTTATTCAAAATATATTACCGTTGTGTTTTTGAGTATTCTTGAACTTTTTGTTTTAAATTCATATACTCCCTTAATTGTCACACATAATttccacacaaaaaaaaaaaaaacgagtaTGTAATTGGCATACAATATTTGTCCCAAAAATAAAACGAAACAAATAAGAAGTAAACACGATTATTACACTTGTACAACTATAAAAATGTAGAACCAGTGAATTAAATGAAGTCTCATTACTAAATGAAATAAAGATTAAGTGACCAACTTCTTGCGCTATGATCACACATCTCCGTAGGTGAATTGTTCATCCACTTCACCAAAACCATATTCACCATTTGGTCCTTGGTCGTATTTCAGGAGTCTGTTGACATTGTGTTGGTCCCACATCCGTAGGCGACACGCAGTTGGTATTATATTGAGGTTTACGCTTGAGCATGCCAATCTATCGATGTATATTATCTGAAAAATGTTACACAGATTAGTAATTTAGATTGAAAATATTTGCAAGGAAAAAGTTGGTTAATAATCACTTACAAGTAGCAGTAGGGTGCATCCCCCGTAACCCTCTTCCGGTGTATGTAGGTGCTGGCCACAAGTCACTAGCCAATCTAACAAGTACTTTGCCCAATTACAATGACTCGCCTTTGTCGCATATTCTAAAACGTTTGCAT encodes:
- the LOC110784756 gene encoding NAC domain-containing protein 82-like, whose translation is METDLGYEVHNVEDQGKNGKDDGTVEVDPISLLEKLPPGFRFNPTKEELIMFYLPKKCLGQNMGPKCINDVNIYDHSPWELPSLSYLHSKDRIWYFFCPRVMQDNGKTPRKTLKNGYWKETGRVTTLTHKQYHVGDLKTFIYHIGVAPKGERTNWVMKEFNLTEYMIQEMCVVDNSYVLCKVYEKSGPGPKNGAEYGAPYDKSEWDNKFDNQNTHNCPSVYVNQVQGSDPSNSNCGQNINASETNATNFAGIDPTFNIEELLEGFTNQEQTTTADVQMEDAFTIEELVQGTQNDNNNNTSSLVQMESAIDDLMGDPNQDDTTWIDAMREPSFTIQELFGGPDITLDEFLDLDFGKL